A single genomic interval of Aureibacillus halotolerans harbors:
- a CDS encoding spore maturation protein: MIAFSTLIIPLLIGGILLFATWKRVPTYEMFVEGGKEGIQMAFSIIPFLVGMMVAISIFRASGAMDAITQLLQPVLALVGVPAEVVPLALIRPISGTAALGMTSDLIAQFGPDSFIGRLASTMQGSTDTTFYVLTVYFGAVGIKKMGDAMKVGLLADLVGLIAAIVVVSIVF; the protein is encoded by the coding sequence ATGATTGCATTCTCTACACTCATCATCCCTCTCTTAATTGGCGGTATTTTACTTTTCGCAACATGGAAGCGTGTACCAACTTATGAAATGTTTGTTGAAGGAGGGAAGGAAGGCATACAAATGGCTTTCTCCATTATTCCTTTTCTTGTTGGTATGATGGTCGCGATATCAATTTTTCGAGCATCCGGTGCGATGGATGCGATCACGCAACTACTCCAGCCAGTATTGGCCCTCGTTGGAGTGCCGGCTGAAGTCGTTCCACTGGCACTAATTCGCCCCATTTCAGGAACCGCAGCGCTCGGAATGACGTCGGATCTTATCGCGCAGTTTGGCCCAGACTCATTTATTGGTCGATTGGCATCAACCATGCAGGGGAGTACAGATACGACATTTTATGTGCTCACGGTTTATTTTGGCGCTGTAGGCATCAAGAAGATGGGTGATGCCATGAAAGTCGGGTTGCTCGCGGACCTTGTCGGATTGATTGCGGCAATTGTTGTTGTCTCTATTGTTTTTTAG
- the resB gene encoding cytochrome c biogenesis protein ResB — MQKVKCECGHVNPIGTNLCEACGRPLTEEERNRMVAEMRYEGTARRSQTYKRSLVDRIWNYFSSVKVGVWLIFVTLIISSLGTIFPQEMYLPPGSTEETYYKDEFGIAGQIFYQLGFHNMYGQWWYILLVGSIGISLVICSLDRFVPLYRALKHQRVMKADHFLKHQRLFSTTKTSSFSMDEMKRSLEKKRYRVRTDGDYLLAEKGRFSRWGPYVNHIGLILFLIGVMLRFFPAMYVEDSLWVREYETEPIPHTDGYFLENKNFEVIYYDEEDNEGLYEEALDRVGGGVVKSYQTEAVVYKRAEGSIPGSEPDLEKVKEELIRVNQPLEVDGLKLYQMNYKPAELYRLTLSLNSVTTGESVGEFTINLGDEAIHTNEEVVYPLNNGYEATLVGYYPDYQVEEVWVDGERTIKLGTRSKIPDNPVFVFETTGPSIEGVERSVIGIGINVASPDADNQFELSLVAPEFREATGLTVQRDRTLGILLVGGIIFMIGVIQGMYWTHRRVWVKKDGEMVWVSAHTNKNWFGFKKELEQVTEQHSLLTAADRTEEKENDTFSEEGKKETWRS; from the coding sequence ATGCAAAAAGTGAAATGCGAATGCGGGCATGTCAATCCTATAGGAACAAATTTGTGTGAGGCTTGCGGGCGCCCGCTTACAGAAGAAGAACGTAATCGCATGGTGGCAGAAATGCGCTACGAAGGCACAGCGAGAAGATCGCAAACGTACAAACGCTCGCTCGTGGATCGAATTTGGAACTATTTCTCCTCCGTAAAAGTCGGTGTGTGGCTCATCTTTGTTACGTTAATCATTTCCTCGTTAGGAACCATTTTTCCACAGGAAATGTATTTGCCCCCAGGTTCAACAGAAGAAACGTACTACAAGGATGAGTTTGGCATTGCGGGGCAAATTTTTTATCAGCTTGGCTTTCACAATATGTACGGACAATGGTGGTATATTCTCCTTGTTGGGTCGATCGGAATCTCGCTAGTCATTTGTTCGTTGGATCGTTTCGTTCCTTTGTATCGAGCATTAAAGCATCAAAGAGTGATGAAGGCAGATCATTTTTTGAAGCATCAACGTCTTTTCTCCACGACGAAGACGTCGTCATTTTCTATGGATGAGATGAAACGATCACTTGAAAAGAAACGCTATCGAGTAAGGACAGATGGCGATTATTTGCTCGCTGAAAAAGGACGCTTTTCTCGCTGGGGTCCGTATGTAAATCATATCGGGTTGATACTATTTCTTATTGGCGTCATGCTGCGTTTTTTCCCAGCGATGTATGTTGAAGATTCTCTTTGGGTGCGCGAGTATGAAACGGAGCCGATCCCACACACAGACGGCTATTTTCTCGAGAATAAAAATTTTGAAGTCATTTATTATGATGAAGAAGACAATGAAGGGTTATACGAAGAAGCGCTCGATCGTGTTGGTGGAGGAGTCGTCAAGTCCTATCAGACAGAGGCTGTTGTTTATAAGCGTGCAGAAGGATCGATACCTGGCTCAGAACCTGATCTTGAAAAAGTGAAGGAAGAGTTGATACGTGTAAATCAACCACTTGAAGTGGATGGGTTAAAATTGTATCAAATGAATTACAAGCCTGCGGAGCTTTATCGACTTACGTTATCGCTTAATTCTGTAACGACGGGTGAAAGTGTTGGTGAATTTACGATCAACCTTGGCGATGAGGCAATTCACACTAATGAAGAAGTGGTTTATCCGCTGAACAATGGGTATGAAGCCACCCTCGTCGGTTATTACCCAGATTACCAAGTGGAGGAAGTTTGGGTCGATGGCGAGCGAACGATCAAGTTAGGGACTAGATCGAAAATCCCAGACAATCCTGTATTTGTGTTTGAAACAACAGGCCCAAGCATTGAAGGTGTTGAAAGAAGCGTCATTGGTATTGGGATCAACGTAGCTTCTCCAGACGCAGATAATCAATTTGAACTGAGCCTCGTCGCGCCAGAATTTCGCGAAGCGACTGGATTGACCGTGCAGCGTGATCGGACATTAGGCATTTTGTTAGTGGGCGGCATTATTTTCATGATAGGTGTCATCCAAGGGATGTATTGGACGCATCGGCGTGTGTGGGTCAAAAAAGATGGCGAAATGGTATGGGTGAGTGCCCACACAAACAAAAACTGGTTTGGCTTTAAAAAAGAGCTCGAGCAAGTGACCGAGCAACACTCGCTTTTGACAGCGGCTGATCGAACAGAAGAAAAAGAGAACGACACATTCTCTGAAGAAGGGAAGAAGGAGACGTGGCGGAGTTAA
- the ccsB gene encoding c-type cytochrome biogenesis protein CcsB has translation MAELSENLLFIAFLCYLVATAFFGGAIRKKTDDVVWTTSGKIAFGITSLGFLSHLGYFIMRWIVAGRIPVGNLFEFITFFGMMFILAFLILYFIYKINVLGLFALPIVMIIIAYGSMFPTEIEPLVASLQSKWLYIHVTTVGAGQAILAVSFAAGLVYLMAVVDQTKASKKTFWLEFIMYTLCATFAFVVLTSIFAFTNHSEVYRYVQDESEMTVEYNLPVVFAPHNGELIEGDAYFDAPFETPAWLNGAEAPRRFNTLMFSIVGGLLLYGLLRLLLRKRISAAIQPKLKGVRPQVVDEVSYRAVAIGFPVFTLGGLVFAMIWAQEAWGRFWGWDPKEVWALVTFLFYAAFLHLRLSQGWHGERSAWLAVIGFAIIMFNLIFVNLVISGLHSYA, from the coding sequence GTGGCGGAGTTAAGCGAAAACCTACTTTTTATCGCATTTTTATGTTATTTGGTTGCCACCGCTTTTTTTGGTGGTGCGATCCGCAAGAAAACCGATGATGTAGTCTGGACCACATCGGGAAAAATTGCTTTCGGAATTACGTCCCTCGGATTTTTAAGTCATTTAGGCTATTTCATCATGCGTTGGATTGTGGCTGGGCGGATTCCAGTTGGTAACTTGTTTGAGTTCATCACTTTTTTTGGCATGATGTTTATTTTAGCCTTCTTGATTTTATATTTTATTTATAAAATTAATGTCCTTGGCCTTTTTGCCCTTCCAATTGTGATGATTATCATTGCTTATGGGAGCATGTTTCCAACGGAGATCGAACCGCTCGTCGCTTCATTGCAAAGCAAATGGTTGTATATTCATGTGACGACCGTTGGAGCTGGACAAGCAATCCTCGCCGTGAGTTTTGCTGCAGGGCTGGTTTATCTGATGGCAGTCGTTGACCAAACAAAAGCAAGCAAAAAAACGTTTTGGCTTGAATTTATCATGTATACATTATGTGCGACATTTGCCTTTGTCGTTTTGACGTCAATATTTGCGTTCACGAATCATAGTGAAGTGTATCGTTATGTGCAGGATGAAAGTGAAATGACGGTCGAATATAATTTACCTGTTGTGTTTGCCCCACATAATGGGGAGTTGATTGAAGGCGATGCATATTTTGATGCACCATTTGAGACGCCTGCATGGCTCAATGGAGCAGAAGCGCCACGACGCTTCAATACGCTGATGTTTTCAATCGTTGGCGGCTTGCTACTGTATGGTCTGTTGCGATTGTTGCTTAGAAAACGTATAAGCGCGGCTATTCAGCCAAAACTAAAAGGAGTACGCCCTCAAGTTGTTGATGAAGTGTCCTACCGCGCTGTGGCGATTGGTTTTCCCGTCTTTACTCTCGGTGGACTCGTATTTGCGATGATATGGGCACAAGAAGCATGGGGTCGTTTCTGGGGCTGGGACCCGAAAGAAGTATGGGCGCTCGTAACCTTCTTGTTTTATGCCGCCTTCTTGCACTTGAGATTGTCTCAAGGGTGGCACGGTGAACGGTCCGCGTGGCTTGCTGTAATTGGTTTCGCAATTATTATGTTTAACTTGATTTTCGTTAATCTCGTCATATCAGGACTTCATTCATACGCGTAA
- the resA gene encoding thiol-disulfide oxidoreductase ResA yields MKKKKKRLVVRTGILIVLFGALIFTLYQGLFTEKVIVQAGEAAPNFSLETFDGDRIELADLKGKGVVVNFWGTYCEPCEREMPAIEAAFQAYKDKGVEVLAVNVKESKMTVAPFIERMETSFPVLMDKHGDVMEAYGIDRLPATYVLDENGNVIHRKIGEMTAPEINQYMEDVLPSK; encoded by the coding sequence ATGAAAAAGAAGAAAAAACGGCTGGTCGTACGGACGGGAATCTTGATCGTCCTCTTTGGCGCATTGATTTTCACATTATATCAAGGATTGTTCACTGAAAAAGTGATTGTCCAAGCGGGGGAAGCTGCTCCGAATTTTTCGTTGGAAACCTTTGATGGTGACCGAATTGAATTAGCTGATTTAAAGGGAAAAGGTGTCGTTGTGAATTTCTGGGGAACGTATTGTGAGCCATGTGAGCGTGAGATGCCAGCGATTGAAGCCGCTTTCCAAGCATACAAGGACAAAGGCGTCGAAGTGCTTGCTGTGAATGTGAAAGAAAGCAAAATGACCGTCGCCCCGTTTATCGAACGGATGGAGACAAGCTTTCCGGTTTTGATGGACAAACACGGCGACGTGATGGAAGCGTACGGAATTGATCGATTGCCTGCAACGTATGTCCTTGATGAAAATGGCAATGTGATTCATCGCAAGATCGGCGAAATGACAGCTCCTGAAATAAATCAATATATGGAAGATGTTCTGCCTTCCAAATGA
- a CDS encoding pseudouridine synthase, with translation MERLQKVIAHAGVASRRKAEELILEGKVTVNGEVIKTLGTKVSTNDRVEVNGVPMEREEPVYFLFYKPREVITSVSDEKNRKVVIDYFETVRQRVYPIGRLDYHTSGLLLLTNDGTFANMLMHPKYEIEKTYVAKVEGIIKKGDLLKLEKGVHLEDGQTAPATARVISRDTERKTSIVELSIHEGKNRQVRRMFEALGFNVIKLKRERYGFLDLRGVMPGDFRELTPHEVKKLRELAVTQPS, from the coding sequence ATGGAACGTTTACAAAAAGTGATCGCACATGCAGGTGTAGCGTCACGTCGTAAGGCTGAAGAATTGATTTTAGAAGGAAAAGTAACCGTCAATGGAGAGGTCATCAAGACACTTGGCACGAAGGTATCCACAAATGATCGCGTCGAAGTAAATGGTGTCCCTATGGAGCGAGAAGAACCTGTCTACTTTTTATTTTATAAGCCAAGAGAGGTTATCACGAGCGTTTCAGATGAAAAAAACCGCAAAGTTGTTATTGATTACTTTGAAACTGTGCGCCAGCGCGTGTATCCGATTGGACGACTTGATTACCATACGTCTGGGTTGTTGCTGCTCACCAATGACGGGACGTTTGCAAATATGCTGATGCATCCAAAGTATGAAATTGAAAAAACGTATGTGGCGAAGGTTGAAGGCATCATTAAAAAAGGAGATTTACTAAAGCTTGAAAAAGGGGTTCACCTTGAAGATGGTCAGACAGCACCCGCAACTGCTAGAGTCATTTCAAGAGACACAGAGCGCAAAACATCTATTGTCGAACTATCCATTCATGAAGGGAAAAATCGCCAAGTTCGTAGAATGTTTGAAGCCCTTGGTTTTAACGTCATCAAATTGAAGAGGGAACGTTATGGGTTTCTAGACCTTAGAGGAGTTATGCCCGGGGACTTTCGTGAGCTTACACCACATGAGGTGAAAAAGCTTCGTGAACTTGCTGTCACACAACCGTCATAA